In the genome of Tannockella kyphosi, one region contains:
- a CDS encoding alpha/beta-type small acid-soluble spore protein: MNSNNSTNKLVVPGAKNAIDQMKYEIANEFGVHLGPDSTARANGSVGGEITKRLVAMGQNQMSQSNK; encoded by the coding sequence ATGAATTCAAACAACTCAACAAACAAATTAGTTGTACCAGGAGCTAAAAATGCAATTGATCAAATGAAATACGAAATTGCAAATGAATTTGGAGTACATTTAGGACCAGATTCTACTGCTCGTGCTAATGGATCAGTTGGTGGAGAAATCACGAAACGATTAGTAGCAATGGGACAAAATCAAATGAGTCAATCAAATAAATAA
- the thiI gene encoding tRNA uracil 4-sulfurtransferase ThiI has protein sequence MEANYILVRFGELSTKGKNRKLFTAKLLKNAKEILADFPDLTYDLKHDRMYILLHGHDHEEVSKKVATIFGIYSFSVAYKVDRDLELVKEIVSKMINEDDKLTFKIQTKRADKNFPGTSNEINRELATHVFHHANRELKVDVRNPEMLIIVDIRVDAIYIMDNVKKGAGGYPVGVGGKALLMLSGGIDSPVAGYLTMKRGVDIECIHFASPPYTNQQARQKMLDLVDVMRQYTHGKINVHVIDFTKLQLAVYDHSDESYAMTVMRRMMYRISEQLAAKRDCLALVNGESIGQVASQTLHSMQAITEVVNIPILRPVLCLDKLEIIDIAKNIGTYEISIRPHEDCCTIFTPKAPATKPKAYKARGFEDAFDFEALVKECVETAELVVVDGTIDQDEDFF, from the coding sequence ATGGAAGCAAATTATATATTAGTACGTTTTGGAGAATTATCAACAAAAGGTAAAAATCGTAAATTATTTACAGCAAAGTTATTAAAAAATGCAAAGGAAATCTTAGCTGATTTTCCAGATTTAACATATGATTTAAAACATGATCGTATGTATATTTTATTACATGGTCATGATCATGAAGAGGTTTCTAAAAAAGTAGCAACGATATTTGGGATTTATTCTTTTTCGGTTGCTTATAAAGTAGATAGAGATTTAGAGTTAGTAAAAGAAATTGTAAGTAAGATGATTAATGAGGATGATAAATTAACTTTTAAAATTCAAACAAAAAGAGCGGATAAGAATTTTCCAGGAACTTCGAATGAAATTAATAGAGAATTAGCAACTCATGTTTTTCATCACGCTAATAGAGAACTAAAAGTAGATGTTCGTAATCCGGAAATGTTGATTATTGTTGATATCCGTGTGGATGCAATCTATATTATGGATAATGTAAAAAAAGGTGCTGGAGGATATCCAGTTGGAGTAGGTGGCAAAGCTTTATTAATGCTTTCAGGAGGTATTGATTCTCCTGTAGCGGGTTATTTAACAATGAAAAGAGGAGTGGATATTGAATGTATTCACTTCGCTTCTCCACCATATACAAATCAACAAGCACGTCAAAAAATGTTAGATTTAGTGGATGTGATGCGTCAATACACTCATGGAAAAATAAATGTTCATGTTATTGATTTTACAAAGTTACAATTAGCAGTATATGATCATAGTGATGAAAGTTATGCAATGACAGTTATGCGTCGTATGATGTATCGTATTAGTGAGCAATTAGCCGCTAAAAGAGATTGTTTAGCATTAGTAAATGGAGAAAGTATTGGTCAGGTTGCCAGTCAAACATTACATAGTATGCAAGCAATCACAGAAGTAGTAAATATTCCTATTTTACGTCCTGTTTTATGTTTGGATAAACTTGAAATTATTGATATTGCAAAAAATATTGGGACATATGAAATATCGATTCGTCCACATGAAGATTGTTGTACTATCTTTACACCGAAAGCTCCAGCAACAAAACCAAAAGCGTATAAAGCAAGAGGATTTGAAGATGCTTTTGATTTTGAAGCATTAGTTAAAGAATGTGTAGAAACTGCAGAATTAGTAGTGGTGGATGGTACGATTGATCAGGATGAAGATTTCTTTTAA
- a CDS encoding cysteine desulfurase family protein: MIYLDYAATTPLDKEVQASYQDLLTNHFFNADSMYDAGLQVARYMEKSRELLGQMLQCNSEELIFTSCGSEANNLAIKGVAFQYANRGKHIITTSVEHSSVYEACRQLETVFGFEVDYLTVDKYGCVSLEDLKNKLREDTILVSIMCVNNEVGSFNDLKAIKKILQDYPKVIFHSDMVQALTKVAIDLNVVDLASFSAHKIHGLKGSGLLYKSKKIQLVSLISGGQQEFNIRGGTSDACTNIVFAKTLRLAMDDFKQKQSHVNFLNDYTRQKLTDLQDVVINTKKECSSNAIINFSCIGYKPEVIMHALEANNIYLSTRSACSSKTESVSRVMKQLGLDEDIASSAMRISFGSETTMEQIDEFIYYLKESLIKTRKKR, encoded by the coding sequence ATGATATATTTAGATTATGCTGCAACGACACCTTTAGATAAAGAAGTTCAAGCATCTTATCAAGACCTGTTGACAAATCATTTCTTTAATGCAGATTCTATGTATGATGCTGGATTACAAGTGGCTCGTTATATGGAAAAGTCACGAGAGTTATTAGGACAAATGCTACAATGTAATAGTGAAGAATTGATTTTTACTAGTTGTGGGAGTGAAGCTAATAATTTAGCAATTAAGGGTGTTGCTTTTCAATATGCAAATAGAGGAAAACATATTATTACTACTAGTGTTGAACATTCATCCGTTTATGAAGCATGTCGTCAATTAGAGACTGTATTTGGGTTTGAAGTAGATTATTTAACAGTAGATAAGTATGGCTGTGTTAGTTTAGAAGATTTAAAGAATAAATTACGTGAGGACACGATATTAGTTAGTATTATGTGTGTGAATAATGAGGTGGGTAGTTTTAATGATTTAAAAGCAATTAAAAAGATATTACAGGATTATCCAAAAGTAATCTTTCATAGTGATATGGTTCAAGCACTAACAAAAGTAGCTATTGATTTAAATGTTGTTGATTTAGCATCTTTTTCTGCACATAAGATCCATGGATTAAAGGGTAGTGGTTTATTATATAAAAGCAAAAAAATACAATTGGTATCATTAATCAGTGGTGGACAACAGGAATTTAATATTCGTGGTGGAACATCAGATGCTTGTACGAATATTGTTTTTGCTAAAACATTACGATTAGCTATGGATGATTTTAAACAAAAGCAAAGTCATGTTAATTTTTTAAATGATTATACACGTCAAAAATTAACCGATTTACAAGATGTAGTTATTAATACAAAAAAAGAATGTTCTTCTAATGCCATAATTAATTTCTCTTGTATAGGTTATAAACCAGAAGTTATTATGCATGCATTAGAAGCAAATAATATTTATTTATCAACTCGTAGTGCTTGTAGTTCTAAAACAGAAAGTGTTTCAAGAGTTATGAAGCAATTAGGGTTGGATGAAGATATTGCAAGTAGTGCAATGAGAATTAGCTTTGGTAGTGAAACTACGATGGAACAAATTGATGAGTTTATTTATTATTTAAAAGAATCACTTATAAAAACTAGAAAAAAGAGGTAA
- a CDS encoding septation ring formation regulator EzrA, producing the protein MDQVIEIINQISREQQILILVGILGFVIIFTAYYFFRLKNFRKTFVMLENKMNAIKTLPIQYRLGRVQGIMRSMPNVDVDFENFQKRHVELSRFQETELLSVINEIDEKLYSRKTRGVKRKLRLLRDKIDQYEKDSKTLLDEIESVTEVENIQRLAIIKIKEKYRNTQDEYQTNRCKIDDYIPLIDNEFKDIDQCFVKLENFMNDQEFEQAKEYTNVIDKKIDMLFANIRDLPSYVAIIRKYIPQRLKVIHEKAESMKKTGFALERIHLDERLQKIDYDTNSMTNDIKLLKLASVAQAIEVITVELDGLMNDLETEEVAFGGFAKKSKETFDLVESLEKQLSETVESLFELQKNYHVHFEFDIKSDYDKFLAIMSRLSDYRHAILDNVFSYGQMMAEFDKIVEECQPYLELLVIYKEKKESLRIQEKRALDELDNINIVLLEIKSEIKNKQLPMISETYQDYIDDSYQRAEEILKFTRQRPIDLEKLSLQVDTARDVIYELYDNIHNLIVTAEMVEDAIVYGNRYRSTFLEVNTELTKAELLFKNGEYTKALTIAVDIIEKIKPGSYETLVNSTKKSEKI; encoded by the coding sequence ATGGACCAAGTAATCGAAATAATCAATCAGATATCAAGGGAACAACAAATACTTATTTTAGTTGGAATTCTTGGGTTTGTAATTATTTTTACAGCTTATTATTTTTTCCGTTTGAAAAATTTTCGTAAAACATTCGTAATGCTTGAAAACAAAATGAATGCGATAAAAACATTACCAATACAGTACCGTTTGGGTAGAGTACAAGGAATTATGAGAAGTATGCCAAATGTTGATGTTGATTTTGAAAATTTTCAAAAACGTCATGTTGAATTATCTCGTTTTCAAGAAACAGAACTTTTATCTGTTATTAATGAAATTGATGAAAAGTTATATTCTCGAAAAACTCGTGGTGTTAAAAGAAAATTACGTTTACTACGTGATAAAATAGATCAATATGAAAAAGATTCAAAAACTTTATTAGATGAAATTGAATCTGTAACAGAAGTTGAAAATATTCAACGATTAGCAATTATTAAAATAAAGGAAAAATATCGTAATACACAAGATGAGTATCAAACAAATCGTTGTAAAATAGATGATTATATTCCTTTGATTGATAATGAGTTTAAAGATATTGATCAGTGTTTTGTGAAACTTGAAAACTTTATGAATGATCAAGAATTTGAACAAGCTAAAGAATATACGAATGTTATTGATAAAAAAATTGATATGTTGTTTGCAAATATCCGTGATTTACCATCTTATGTAGCAATTATCCGTAAATACATTCCTCAACGTTTAAAAGTTATTCATGAAAAAGCAGAGAGTATGAAAAAAACAGGATTTGCTTTAGAACGTATTCATTTAGATGAAAGATTACAAAAAATTGATTATGATACAAATTCAATGACGAATGATATTAAATTATTAAAGTTAGCGTCTGTTGCACAAGCTATTGAAGTGATTACTGTTGAATTAGATGGATTAATGAATGATTTAGAAACAGAAGAAGTTGCATTTGGTGGTTTTGCTAAAAAATCAAAAGAAACTTTTGATTTAGTAGAATCTTTAGAAAAACAATTAAGTGAAACGGTAGAGTCTTTGTTTGAGTTACAAAAAAACTATCATGTTCATTTTGAATTTGATATTAAAAGTGATTATGATAAATTCTTAGCTATTATGAGTCGTTTGAGTGATTATCGTCATGCTATTTTAGATAATGTATTCTCTTATGGTCAAATGATGGCTGAGTTTGATAAAATTGTAGAAGAATGTCAACCTTATTTAGAGTTACTTGTTATTTATAAAGAGAAAAAAGAATCTTTGCGTATTCAAGAAAAACGTGCTTTAGATGAATTGGATAATATTAATATTGTTTTATTAGAAATAAAATCAGAAATAAAAAACAAGCAGCTCCCAATGATTAGTGAAACATATCAAGATTATATTGATGATTCTTATCAACGAGCAGAAGAAATATTAAAATTCACTAGACAAAGACCAATTGATTTAGAGAAATTATCATTACAAGTGGATACTGCTAGAGATGTTATTTATGAATTATATGATAATATTCATAATTTAATTGTTACTGCCGAAATGGTAGAAGATGCAATTGTATATGGAAATCGTTATCGTTCTACTTTTTTAGAAGTTAATACGGAACTTACAAAGGCTGAATTATTATTTAAAAATGGTGAGTATACTAAGGCATTGACAATTGCTGTCGATATTATTGAAAAAATAAAACCGGGATCATATGAAACATTAGTGAACAGTACTAAAAAGTCTGAAAAAATTTAG
- a CDS encoding EamA family transporter, with the protein MIKQLVLASILWGINVIVMKEMAQYIAPLFLANLRLGLLCVLLFCLCIYKKQRIQLHINLQMIFIAFFAIFCNFLFTFLAIEFVSGASLASMNGLLPIITLLLLKDRWDATYHTLSFIAIFISLVFSIQDLNFGYLLMLLSVICSAIGNVLIQRKSVLNNHFSFCFEYYFIGTIFITFLNFFVLDFHLISLKNVPILWWIVFLSVSGIGFCYIQLITLKAIRSIGSVATSYYLGFNPIVTSLLAFIIYQDSSFKQIISCLFLVMSIFFGRKANLKKNE; encoded by the coding sequence ATGATAAAACAATTAGTGTTGGCAAGTATTTTGTGGGGAATTAATGTAATAGTGATGAAAGAAATGGCACAATACATAGCTCCTTTATTTTTAGCTAATCTACGATTAGGATTGTTATGTGTTCTTTTGTTTTGTTTATGTATTTATAAAAAACAAAGGATTCAACTACATATAAATTTACAAATGATATTTATTGCTTTTTTTGCAATTTTTTGTAATTTTTTATTTACTTTTTTAGCTATTGAATTTGTTTCAGGAGCCTCTTTAGCTAGTATGAATGGACTATTACCAATAATAACATTACTCTTATTAAAAGATAGATGGGATGCTACTTATCATACCTTGTCTTTTATAGCTATATTTATTTCTCTTGTTTTTTCTATTCAAGATTTAAATTTTGGATATTTATTGATGTTACTAAGTGTTATTTGTAGTGCAATAGGAAATGTCTTGATACAAAGAAAATCAGTTTTAAATAACCACTTTTCATTTTGTTTTGAATATTATTTTATTGGAACAATATTTATTACATTTTTGAACTTTTTTGTGTTGGATTTTCATTTGATTTCTTTGAAAAATGTTCCGATCTTGTGGTGGATAGTATTTCTAAGTGTTTCTGGTATTGGATTTTGTTATATCCAACTAATCACTTTAAAAGCGATACGTTCGATTGGTAGTGTTGCTACTAGTTATTATTTAGGATTCAATCCAATTGTTACATCTTTACTTGCTTTCATTATTTATCAAGATAGTAGTTTTAAACAGATTATATCCTGTTTATTCTTAGTTATGAGTATTTTTTTTGGACGCAAAGCAAACTTAAAAAAGAACGAATAA
- a CDS encoding bifunctional riboflavin kinase/FAD synthetase — MEIVYLNNKKIKIESCIVALGFFDGMHLGHMALVEKVIFEANLHKHKKALLTFEKSPKSILTTCQENYLTSLEDKAMLLEQKGIDYLFVLPFNKEIASFSPQQFIETYLKNDYMKGFVCGYDFHFGHFGAGNPTMLEAVAPTVVVDKLMLQEHRVSSSFIKQLLKDGEIKKANKFLAYAYCIQGVVIHGKHRGKSQLGFATANVDYKDYVLPKNGVYACVVEYEKQEYFAMTNIGINPTFGDIEKPSLEVHLFGFDEMIYDKIIKVSFQQRIRNEMKFSSLEHLIEQLNNDQKKCIEYFR; from the coding sequence ATGGAAATTGTTTATTTAAATAATAAAAAAATAAAAATAGAGTCATGTATTGTAGCACTTGGTTTCTTTGATGGAATGCATCTAGGACATATGGCATTGGTTGAAAAAGTGATTTTCGAAGCGAATCTTCATAAACATAAAAAAGCTTTGCTTACTTTTGAAAAGTCGCCAAAAAGTATTTTAACAACGTGCCAAGAAAACTACCTTACATCATTAGAAGATAAAGCAATGTTGTTAGAACAAAAAGGAATAGATTACTTGTTTGTTTTACCTTTCAACAAAGAAATCGCTAGTTTTTCACCTCAACAGTTTATCGAAACTTATTTAAAAAATGATTATATGAAAGGTTTTGTATGTGGCTATGATTTCCATTTTGGACATTTTGGAGCTGGGAATCCTACTATGTTAGAGGCGGTTGCACCTACCGTAGTAGTGGATAAGTTGATGTTACAAGAACACCGAGTTTCTTCCTCGTTTATTAAACAATTACTAAAAGACGGTGAAATCAAAAAAGCAAATAAGTTTCTAGCTTATGCTTATTGTATTCAAGGAGTAGTCATTCATGGTAAACATCGTGGAAAGAGTCAACTAGGTTTTGCGACTGCTAATGTCGATTATAAAGATTATGTTTTACCAAAAAATGGTGTTTATGCTTGTGTTGTAGAATATGAAAAACAGGAATATTTTGCAATGACGAATATTGGAATTAATCCTACATTTGGAGATATTGAAAAACCAAGTTTAGAAGTTCATCTTTTTGGTTTTGATGAAATGATTTATGACAAAATAATTAAAGTTTCTTTTCAACAAAGAATTCGTAATGAAATGAAATTTTCATCTTTAGAACATTTAATCGAACAATTAAATAATGACCAAAAGAAGTGTATCGAATATTTTCGATAA
- the truB gene encoding tRNA pseudouridine(55) synthase TruB, with amino-acid sequence MDGIIIVNKPAGYTSHDIVNKLRRCLKTKKVGHAGTLDPDATGVLVVCVNKATKVLQFLESDTKEYECVLSLGVSTDTYDASGEILETKEFMGLEDSTIQTTFDGFLGAQLQVPPIYSAIKVNGKKAYEYAREGKELVLEPRPIVIHSLEIKKIAGNEITFQTLCSKGTYIRSLCVDLAKAMGYPGHMKQLSRSQSGIFSLEDAYTLEEIEAGNFSFCTIEKALSHFPTMILEDPTLAYHGKLIPSEKQEVTVIKDGDEKVVAVYGPSHPGYLKSIRGLW; translated from the coding sequence ATGGATGGAATAATAATCGTAAACAAACCGGCTGGGTATACTAGCCATGATATAGTAAATAAATTAAGAAGATGTTTAAAAACAAAAAAAGTTGGTCATGCAGGAACATTAGATCCTGATGCGACAGGTGTTTTAGTTGTTTGTGTTAATAAAGCAACGAAAGTATTACAGTTTTTAGAATCAGATACAAAAGAATATGAGTGTGTTTTATCGTTAGGGGTATCTACTGATACCTATGATGCTAGTGGTGAAATATTAGAAACTAAGGAATTTATGGGTCTTGAAGATAGTACAATTCAAACTACTTTTGATGGTTTTTTAGGGGCTCAATTACAAGTCCCACCAATCTATTCTGCCATTAAAGTAAATGGAAAAAAGGCTTATGAATATGCTAGAGAAGGAAAAGAGTTAGTATTAGAACCTAGACCTATTGTTATTCATTCTTTAGAAATTAAAAAAATAGCAGGAAATGAAATAACCTTTCAAACACTTTGTTCAAAAGGAACATATATTCGTTCTTTATGTGTGGATCTAGCAAAAGCAATGGGTTATCCAGGACATATGAAACAATTATCAAGAAGTCAGTCTGGTATCTTTTCATTAGAGGATGCCTATACGTTAGAAGAAATTGAAGCTGGTAATTTTTCATTTTGTACAATTGAAAAAGCATTATCCCATTTTCCAACAATGATATTGGAAGATCCAACTCTTGCTTATCATGGAAAATTAATTCCAAGTGAAAAACAAGAAGTAACAGTAATTAAAGATGGTGATGAAAAAGTAGTAGCTGTCTATGGACCTAGTCATCCAGGATATTTAAAAAGTATAAGAGGATTATGGTAA
- a CDS encoding tRNA 2-thiocytidine biosynthesis TtcA family protein gives MSMKKILGCIRKADEEFNMIQDGDTVCVGVSGGKDSMLLLYSMALYKKFATVDFNVVGIHIEMGFPNMDFSKADEFCQKNDITLYHEPSQIYEILKLNKTDDGRLRCSLCSKFKKATVIDAAKKYGCNKVAFAHHGDDAVETLFMNMIYGGKIATFLPKMYLDRTDMNFIRPLILASETDIVSACTQANIPIVPSTCPADKNTKREEFKNLLNDLYEKYPQSKSNLLLSLSNEQQIMLWHKEPRNKK, from the coding sequence ATGAGTATGAAAAAAATACTAGGCTGTATACGTAAAGCCGATGAAGAATTTAATATGATACAAGATGGAGACACTGTTTGTGTTGGTGTTTCTGGTGGTAAAGATTCTATGTTATTGTTATATAGTATGGCTTTATATAAAAAGTTTGCAACAGTTGATTTTAACGTGGTAGGAATCCATATAGAGATGGGATTTCCAAATATGGACTTTTCTAAAGCAGATGAGTTTTGTCAGAAAAATGATATTACACTCTACCATGAACCAAGTCAAATATATGAAATATTAAAATTAAACAAAACTGATGATGGTCGTTTACGTTGTTCATTATGTTCTAAATTTAAAAAAGCAACTGTTATTGATGCTGCTAAAAAATATGGTTGCAATAAAGTAGCTTTTGCACATCATGGTGATGATGCTGTAGAGACATTGTTTATGAATATGATTTATGGTGGTAAAATAGCAACATTTTTACCTAAAATGTATTTAGATAGAACGGATATGAACTTCATTCGTCCCCTTATTCTAGCCAGTGAAACAGATATCGTAAGTGCATGTACACAAGCAAATATCCCTATCGTTCCTTCGACTTGTCCAGCAGACAAAAACACAAAAAGAGAAGAATTTAAAAACTTATTAAATGATTTATACGAGAAGTACCCCCAATCAAAATCTAATTTGTTGCTCTCCCTTTCAAACGAGCAACAAATAATGCTTTGGCATAAAGAACCAAGAAATAAAAAATAG
- the tyrS gene encoding tyrosine--tRNA ligase: protein MKIYDELVWRGLVKDVSSPDLEEKLNNGGMTFYIGTDPTGDSLHIGHFSSFLISKRLKEAGHNPILLVGGATGLIGDPKPDSERPMITKETVDHNFACLKKQAQDIFGFEVVNNYDWSKDLNFIDFLRDYGKFFNINYMLSKDVVKRRLDDGITYTEFSYMIMQALDFAWLFENKDCTLQVAGQDQWGNITAGIELIRKKIGGQAYGFTMPLLTKSDGTKFGKSEGKAIWLDREKTSPYEMYQFFINAEDTKVIDYLKFLTFLSVEEINELEQSHQSEPHLRKAHQALAHSVITFLHGQEAYDEAVNMSKMLFSGNISSLSYDQVAVLFDGVESVEISEDLNILDCLIAVKAASSKREAREFVNNGSVLINGTKIQDLEFVVSKENAFDKKATVIRRGKKKYVVIKHI, encoded by the coding sequence ATGAAGATTTATGATGAATTAGTATGGAGAGGGTTAGTGAAAGATGTTAGTTCACCTGACTTAGAAGAAAAATTAAATAATGGAGGGATGACTTTTTATATTGGAACAGATCCAACAGGAGATAGTTTACATATTGGTCATTTTTCATCTTTTTTAATTAGTAAAAGATTAAAAGAAGCTGGTCATAACCCAATTCTTTTAGTTGGTGGGGCTACTGGTTTAATAGGGGATCCAAAACCAGATAGTGAAAGACCGATGATTACCAAAGAAACAGTAGATCATAACTTTGCTTGTTTGAAAAAACAGGCACAAGATATTTTTGGTTTTGAAGTAGTTAATAATTATGATTGGTCGAAAGATTTAAATTTCATTGATTTTTTAAGAGATTATGGAAAATTCTTTAACATTAATTATATGCTTTCTAAAGATGTAGTTAAAAGAAGATTAGATGACGGAATTACGTATACTGAATTCTCTTATATGATTATGCAAGCATTAGATTTTGCATGGTTGTTTGAAAACAAAGATTGTACATTGCAAGTAGCTGGTCAAGACCAATGGGGTAATATCACTGCTGGTATTGAATTAATTCGTAAAAAGATAGGTGGTCAAGCTTATGGATTTACGATGCCTCTTTTGACAAAAAGTGATGGAACAAAATTTGGGAAGTCAGAAGGGAAAGCAATTTGGTTAGATAGAGAAAAAACATCACCATATGAAATGTATCAATTCTTTATTAATGCAGAAGATACAAAAGTAATTGATTATTTAAAGTTCTTAACTTTCTTATCAGTAGAAGAAATTAATGAATTAGAACAATCTCATCAAAGTGAACCTCATTTAAGAAAAGCGCATCAAGCTTTAGCTCATTCTGTTATTACTTTCTTACATGGTCAAGAAGCGTATGATGAAGCTGTTAATATGTCAAAAATGTTATTTTCAGGAAATATTTCATCACTTTCTTATGATCAAGTAGCTGTCTTATTTGATGGTGTTGAAAGCGTGGAAATTAGTGAAGATTTAAATATTTTAGATTGTTTAATTGCTGTAAAGGCAGCATCAAGTAAAAGAGAAGCAAGAGAGTTTGTAAATAATGGATCTGTTTTAATTAATGGAACAAAGATTCAAGATTTAGAATTTGTTGTTTCAAAAGAAAATGCCTTTGATAAAAAAGCAACAGTTATCCGTCGAGGTAAAAAGAAATACGTAGTAATCAAACATATATAA
- a CDS encoding LacI family DNA-binding transcriptional regulator, with product MKKKTTIYDVARESGVSLATVSRVINGSSVVKAKTKEKVLAVIKELDFKPNEVARGLATSKTTTIAIVFPQSLFAHVKDMIGGIGDTGRHLDYNINMYTTDDIGDDDTVSDVTERIIKSRVDGVILFNNEHIDQMIEGIDRYHLPIVVIGKQISNETMGSIYIDVKNAAKELIMPYIEKGKTDILYVSPKQNLIKNDDVIEGIQEAYHENGLVFDENNIISSTSSYEFNLATFEKYFKNKKHDVIFCGYDKDGVAVIQSAIENGIDIPGEMDVVGMLNTSYAVMCRPQLSSLNVPIYDMGALAVRLLTKFLQGEAIESKEIAVRYMFIERESSHQN from the coding sequence ATGAAAAAAAAGACAACGATTTATGACGTAGCAAGAGAATCAGGTGTTTCTCTTGCTACTGTTTCGAGAGTTATTAATGGTTCTAGTGTTGTAAAAGCGAAAACAAAAGAAAAAGTATTAGCAGTAATTAAAGAATTAGATTTCAAACCAAATGAAGTAGCCAGAGGACTTGCAACTAGTAAAACAACAACGATTGCAATTGTTTTCCCACAATCTTTATTTGCGCATGTAAAAGATATGATTGGTGGAATCGGAGATACTGGAAGACACTTAGACTATAATATTAATATGTATACTACGGATGATATTGGTGATGATGATACGGTAAGTGATGTTACGGAGAGAATTATTAAATCAAGAGTAGATGGAGTTATTTTATTTAATAATGAACATATTGATCAAATGATTGAAGGTATTGATAGATATCATTTACCTATTGTAGTTATTGGTAAACAAATTTCGAATGAAACGATGGGTTCTATTTATATTGACGTGAAAAATGCAGCGAAAGAACTAATTATGCCTTATATTGAAAAAGGGAAAACAGATATTTTATATGTTTCTCCAAAACAAAATTTAATTAAAAATGATGATGTTATTGAAGGTATTCAAGAAGCATATCATGAAAATGGATTGGTTTTTGATGAAAATAATATTATTTCTAGTACGAGTAGTTATGAATTTAATTTAGCTACTTTTGAAAAATATTTTAAAAATAAAAAACATGATGTTATTTTTTGTGGGTATGATAAAGATGGTGTTGCAGTTATTCAATCAGCTATTGAAAATGGCATCGATATTCCAGGAGAAATGGATGTTGTTGGGATGTTAAACACAAGTTATGCTGTTATGTGTCGTCCACAATTATCATCATTAAATGTACCAATATATGATATGGGTGCGTTAGCAGTACGTTTGTTAACAAAATTCTTACAAGGTGAAGCAATTGAATCAAAAGAAATTGCAGTTCGTTATATGTTTATTGAACGTGAGTCATCTCACCAAAATTAG
- a CDS encoding YtxH domain-containing protein: MKLGKFIAGLGLGAAAGMLLAPKKGEELRSELKEKSNELYGKAKSMSKEDYQEMLKDLIDDMKKTIDEFDGDEFKESSMDKLVELKDRVEELYTSMQSSEEYSKVKDAIKKVSDDVTDKMTEVKTKIQDKDSTAIENLEEGIDEIEEEISVILDDLKD; this comes from the coding sequence ATGAAATTAGGTAAATTTATTGCAGGATTAGGACTTGGTGCTGCTGCAGGGATGTTATTAGCTCCTAAAAAAGGAGAAGAATTAAGAAGCGAACTAAAAGAAAAAAGTAATGAGTTATACGGTAAAGCAAAATCAATGTCAAAAGAAGATTATCAAGAAATGTTAAAAGATTTAATTGATGATATGAAAAAGACGATTGATGAATTTGATGGAGATGAATTTAAAGAATCTTCAATGGATAAATTAGTAGAATTAAAAGATCGTGTCGAAGAATTATATACTTCAATGCAATCTAGCGAAGAATACTCGAAAGTAAAAGACGCTATTAAAAAAGTAAGTGATGATGTAACAGATAAAATGACAGAAGTGAAAACTAAAATTCAAGATAAAGACTCTACTGCTATTGAAAATCTTGAAGAAGGAATTGATGAGATAGAAGAAGAAATTTCTGTCATCTTAGATGATTTAAAAGACTAA